Proteins encoded in a region of the Isoalcanivorax pacificus W11-5 genome:
- a CDS encoding efflux RND transporter permease subunit, giving the protein MINAIVRLSIERRYLMLSLILLLIGAGLWSYQRLPIDAVPDITNVQVQINTEAPGYSPLEAEQRITFPVETALYGLPNLEYTRSLSRYGLSQVTVVFEEGTDLYFARNLINERLASIKSALPPGLEPQMGPIATGLGEIFVYTVDAAPGSTQADGAPWDATALREVQDWIIKPQLAQVRGVVEINTIGGYDKQYHVTPAPERLLQFGVTLEQVTEALRRNNSNQGAGYIERNGQQLLVRSPGQLNSIMDIENVVVGRIDGTPVRVSDVAEVAIGRELRTGAATRDGHEAVLGTAMMLVGENARTVARALADKLDEIKPSLPPGVEVETVYDRTTLVDKTIVTVQKNLLEGALLVIAVLFLLLGNFRAALITAAVIPLAMMATLFGMVKTGVSANLMSLGALDFGLIVDGAVIIVENCIRRLSQAQHQGTLPLRERLQCVFEATTEVIRPSLFGVAIITVVYIPIFSLTGVEGKMFHPMAATVVMALLAAMLLSLTLVPAAVATFMTGTVSEKESPVIRAGKSVYRPLLAWALRLRHAVVAAALLLVLACGWLLSTLGTEFIPQLDEGDIALHAMRIPGTGLEQSVAMQALLEQRIKAFPEVDKVFAKIGTPEVATDPMPPNVADNFVILKPRSEWPDPTRLKADLVADMEAALEQLPGNNYEFTQPIQMRFNELISGVRADLGIKVFGDDLEQLVATADEILAVLQDVDGASSARVEQVTGLPMLSVIPQRTELARHGLTVAALQDLVATGIGGEQAGLIYEGDRRFELVVRLPETLRRDIDSLAFLPVPLPDGGYVPLEEVAELDIRPAPAQISRENGKRRVVVTANVRGRDLGGFVEEVKARISEDVTLPSGYWLDYGGTFEQLQSASQRLAIVVPVTLAVIIGLLVMAFGSFRDALIIFTGVPLALTGGVLALWLRGMPLSISAGVGFIALSGVAVLNGLVMVSFIRDLWHQTGDLRHAVIEGALVRLRPVLMTALVASLGFVPMALNTGTGAEVQRPLATVVIGGIISSTLLTLVVLPVLYHWWHGGRKVGRLTSDV; this is encoded by the coding sequence ATGATCAATGCCATCGTGCGTCTCTCCATCGAGAGACGCTACCTGATGCTGAGCCTGATCCTGCTGCTGATCGGTGCCGGCCTCTGGAGCTACCAGCGCCTGCCGATCGACGCCGTGCCGGACATTACCAACGTGCAAGTCCAGATCAATACCGAGGCGCCGGGCTATTCACCACTGGAAGCCGAACAGCGCATCACCTTCCCGGTGGAAACCGCGCTGTACGGCCTGCCCAATCTGGAATACACCCGCTCGCTGTCACGCTACGGCCTGTCACAGGTGACTGTGGTGTTCGAGGAAGGCACCGACCTGTACTTTGCCCGCAACCTGATCAACGAGCGTCTGGCCTCGATCAAGAGCGCCCTGCCCCCGGGCCTGGAACCACAGATGGGCCCGATCGCCACCGGCCTGGGTGAAATCTTTGTCTACACCGTGGACGCCGCCCCCGGCAGCACACAGGCTGATGGTGCGCCCTGGGATGCCACCGCCCTGCGCGAAGTGCAGGACTGGATCATCAAGCCGCAACTGGCGCAGGTGCGCGGTGTGGTGGAGATCAACACCATCGGCGGTTACGACAAGCAGTATCACGTCACCCCCGCGCCGGAACGGCTGCTGCAATTCGGCGTCACCCTGGAACAGGTCACCGAGGCGCTGCGCCGCAATAACAGTAATCAGGGGGCCGGCTACATCGAGCGCAACGGGCAACAGTTGCTGGTGCGCTCGCCGGGTCAGCTGAACAGCATCATGGATATCGAAAACGTGGTGGTCGGTCGGATTGACGGCACCCCGGTCAGGGTCAGCGACGTCGCCGAGGTGGCCATCGGCCGGGAACTGCGCACCGGCGCCGCCACCCGCGATGGCCACGAGGCGGTGCTCGGCACGGCGATGATGCTGGTCGGCGAAAACGCCCGCACGGTGGCCCGCGCCCTGGCCGACAAGCTCGACGAGATCAAACCGTCACTGCCACCGGGCGTGGAGGTGGAAACGGTCTATGACCGCACCACGCTGGTGGATAAAACCATCGTCACAGTGCAGAAAAACCTGCTCGAAGGCGCACTGCTGGTGATCGCCGTACTGTTCCTGTTGCTGGGCAATTTCCGCGCTGCGCTGATCACCGCAGCGGTGATTCCGCTGGCCATGATGGCGACGCTGTTCGGCATGGTGAAAACCGGCGTCTCCGCCAACCTGATGAGCCTCGGCGCACTGGATTTCGGCCTGATCGTCGACGGCGCGGTGATCATCGTCGAAAACTGCATCCGGCGACTGTCGCAGGCGCAGCACCAGGGCACCCTGCCGCTGCGCGAACGGCTGCAATGCGTGTTCGAGGCCACCACCGAGGTGATCCGGCCCAGCCTGTTCGGTGTCGCGATTATCACCGTGGTGTACATCCCGATCTTTTCGCTTACCGGCGTGGAAGGAAAAATGTTCCATCCGATGGCCGCCACCGTGGTGATGGCGCTGCTGGCCGCCATGCTGCTGTCGCTCACGCTGGTACCCGCCGCTGTGGCCACCTTCATGACCGGCACCGTCAGCGAAAAGGAAAGCCCGGTCATCCGCGCCGGCAAATCGGTGTATCGGCCTCTGCTGGCATGGGCGCTGCGGCTGCGCCATGCAGTGGTCGCCGCCGCGCTCCTGCTGGTGCTGGCGTGCGGCTGGCTGCTGAGCACCCTCGGCACCGAGTTCATCCCGCAGCTGGACGAAGGCGATATCGCCCTGCATGCCATGCGCATTCCCGGCACCGGCCTTGAGCAGTCCGTGGCCATGCAGGCGCTGCTGGAGCAGCGCATCAAGGCGTTCCCGGAGGTGGACAAGGTGTTTGCCAAGATCGGCACGCCGGAAGTGGCCACCGACCCGATGCCGCCGAACGTGGCGGACAATTTCGTGATCCTGAAACCGCGCAGCGAATGGCCGGACCCGACACGGCTGAAAGCCGATCTGGTCGCTGATATGGAAGCGGCACTGGAACAACTGCCCGGCAACAACTACGAATTCACCCAGCCGATCCAGATGCGTTTCAACGAACTGATCTCCGGCGTGCGTGCCGACCTGGGCATCAAGGTGTTCGGCGATGACCTGGAGCAACTGGTCGCCACCGCCGACGAGATTCTTGCCGTGCTGCAGGACGTTGATGGCGCCTCCAGTGCCCGTGTCGAACAGGTCACCGGCCTGCCGATGCTGTCAGTGATTCCGCAGCGCACCGAACTGGCACGCCATGGCCTCACCGTCGCAGCGCTGCAGGACCTGGTCGCCACCGGCATCGGCGGCGAACAGGCCGGCCTGATCTATGAAGGCGACCGCCGTTTTGAACTGGTGGTGCGGCTGCCGGAGACGCTGCGGCGCGATATCGACAGCCTCGCGTTCCTGCCGGTGCCGCTACCCGATGGCGGTTATGTGCCGCTGGAGGAAGTGGCCGAGCTGGACATCCGCCCGGCGCCGGCACAGATCAGCCGTGAAAACGGCAAGCGCCGCGTGGTGGTCACCGCCAACGTGCGCGGACGCGACCTGGGCGGCTTTGTCGAGGAAGTGAAAGCGCGCATCAGCGAGGACGTCACGCTGCCCAGCGGCTACTGGCTCGACTACGGCGGCACCTTCGAGCAACTGCAATCCGCCAGCCAGCGGCTGGCGATCGTCGTGCCGGTGACGCTGGCGGTGATCATCGGCCTGCTGGTGATGGCGTTCGGCTCGTTCCGCGACGCGCTGATCATTTTCACCGGCGTGCCGCTGGCTCTGACCGGTGGCGTGCTGGCGCTGTGGCTGCGCGGCATGCCGCTGTCGATTTCCGCCGGGGTCGGCTTTATCGCGCTGTCCGGTGTGGCGGTGCTGAACGGGCTGGTGATGGTGTCCTTTATCCGCGATCTCTGGCATCAGACTGGTGACCTGCGTCACGCCGTTATCGAAGGCGCGCTGGTACGGTTGCGGCCAGTGCTGATGACCGCGCTGGTGGCCAGCCTCGGCTTTGTGCCGATGGCACTGAATACCGGTACCGGCGCGGAAGTGCAGCGTCCCCTGGCCACGGTGGTGATTGGCGGGATTATTTCCTCGACGTTACTGACGCTGGTGGTGTTGCCGGTGTTGTACCACTGGTGGCATGGGGGGAGAAAGGTCGGACGTCTGACGTCTGACGTCTGA
- a CDS encoding efflux RND transporter periplasmic adaptor subunit: MTRLSFILLILSLSAAPGAWASGDHDHDHGDHADHEAQAAGPHGGRLLEDGDISLEVQQAEEDGNVTFQAWVSAHGAPVDDAELVFTLTRLDEAPQTLVLQRAGDSWRADDRVGTPHSFDITATLRHDGETHTWQWASHEGRVEIEAAMARQSGVSTAPAGAGQIERLARAYGTLVTPPDHSASARARFPGVVTSVQATVGDRVSQGDTLAVIESSDSLRSYRLRAPIDGVVQSQTVSPGAVVADAPLFTLINDRRLWAELKLFPRQRGEVRAGQTVHLRTGEHRVEGRIAHITPGAAGAPYVIARVPLDNPDGRFAPGDMVNADIVVEQEEVPLRVDNRALQTVDARTGVFIQAGDSYEWRPLDLGRRDDRYTEVLGGLRAGVRYVVDNSYLIKADLEKAGAAHEH, encoded by the coding sequence ATGACACGCCTCTCTTTTATCTTGTTGATACTGTCCCTGAGCGCCGCCCCCGGCGCCTGGGCATCGGGGGACCACGATCACGATCATGGCGACCACGCGGACCACGAGGCCCAGGCCGCCGGCCCGCATGGCGGACGGTTGCTGGAAGACGGCGATATCAGCCTGGAAGTGCAGCAGGCCGAGGAGGACGGCAACGTGACGTTTCAGGCCTGGGTCAGCGCACACGGCGCGCCCGTTGATGACGCCGAACTCGTGTTCACCCTCACCCGCCTGGATGAAGCGCCGCAGACCCTGGTGTTGCAGCGTGCCGGCGACAGCTGGCGCGCCGACGACCGGGTCGGCACGCCGCATTCGTTCGACATCACCGCCACCCTGCGCCACGACGGCGAGACGCACACCTGGCAATGGGCCTCGCATGAAGGCCGGGTCGAGATAGAGGCCGCCATGGCCCGGCAATCCGGTGTCAGCACTGCACCGGCGGGTGCCGGGCAGATCGAACGCCTGGCGCGCGCCTACGGCACGCTGGTGACACCGCCGGACCACAGCGCGTCAGCCCGGGCCCGCTTTCCCGGTGTAGTGACCTCGGTGCAGGCCACCGTCGGGGATCGTGTCAGCCAGGGCGACACACTGGCGGTGATCGAATCCAGCGACAGCCTGCGCAGCTATCGCCTGCGCGCGCCCATCGATGGCGTGGTGCAGAGCCAGACTGTCAGCCCCGGTGCGGTGGTCGCTGACGCCCCGCTGTTCACGCTGATCAACGACCGGCGCCTGTGGGCCGAACTGAAGCTGTTTCCACGCCAGCGCGGCGAAGTGCGCGCAGGGCAAACCGTGCACCTGCGCACCGGCGAGCACCGTGTCGAGGGACGCATCGCCCACATCACACCGGGCGCTGCAGGTGCGCCTTATGTGATCGCGCGCGTGCCCCTCGACAACCCCGACGGCCGCTTCGCCCCCGGCGACATGGTCAACGCCGACATCGTGGTGGAGCAGGAAGAAGTGCCGCTGCGCGTGGACAACCGCGCACTGCAAACGGTGGACGCCCGCACCGGCGTGTTTATCCAGGCCGGCGACAGCTACGAGTGGCGCCCGCTCGACCTGGGCCGCCGTGACGACCGCTATACCGAAGTGCTCGGCGGCCTGCGCGCCGGCGTGCGCTACGTGGTCGACAACAGCTACCTGATCAAGGCCGATCTCGAAAAAGCCGGCGCCGCCCACGAGCACTGA
- a CDS encoding TolC family protein — MQNPLRGWRLCAPALMVWLITGTAYAATSPTADTALISLREVLGKTLEQNPGLAAYPHRLRAADAAVLQAGLRPQTALSVEVENLAGDAPSDGINGAEITLALSQLIELGDKRRQRTDVASLALDSERQAFEQARLEVLGEAVRRYITLTETQARVALAGRTLALAGQAEQAARRRVRAGAAPDAELTRLTLATRQADIARRRAEVERDSASQQLAALWGDTGAAHLRPASALRPLPALPPLSQVRTRLEQAPDLLRLASETRLREARARLAQAEGSRDITVSVGARHARLNDENTLLLGFSTPLNLRNPNRGNIARTEAELAESRARLDARRIELVATLEALYRSLSLIREELALIDDDALPLARTLYRDIEAGYGAGRYSLLTLINAQQEQLALEQRAIDLAARFHQQRNELERLTGLDFAGTGAQEITP, encoded by the coding sequence ATGCAGAACCCATTGCGTGGCTGGCGCCTGTGCGCGCCAGCACTGATGGTCTGGCTGATCACCGGCACCGCCTACGCGGCCACCAGCCCGACCGCTGACACCGCTCTCATTTCCCTGCGGGAAGTGCTGGGCAAGACCCTTGAACAGAACCCCGGCCTGGCGGCATACCCGCACCGGCTGCGCGCCGCCGACGCCGCCGTATTGCAGGCCGGCCTGCGGCCACAGACGGCGTTGTCCGTGGAAGTGGAGAACCTGGCCGGCGACGCGCCATCTGATGGCATCAACGGCGCCGAGATCACGCTGGCGCTGAGCCAGCTGATCGAACTCGGCGACAAACGCCGGCAACGCACGGACGTGGCCAGCCTGGCCCTCGACAGCGAAAGGCAGGCCTTTGAGCAGGCACGGCTGGAGGTGCTGGGCGAAGCGGTCCGCCGCTATATCACGCTCACCGAAACGCAGGCACGGGTGGCACTCGCCGGGCGGACCCTGGCGCTGGCCGGGCAGGCCGAGCAGGCCGCCCGCCGTCGCGTGCGCGCCGGCGCAGCGCCCGATGCAGAACTGACCCGGCTTACCCTGGCCACCCGTCAGGCGGATATCGCACGCCGCCGCGCCGAGGTGGAACGCGACAGCGCCAGCCAGCAACTGGCTGCACTGTGGGGAGACACCGGCGCCGCCCACCTGCGCCCGGCCAGCGCCCTGCGCCCGCTTCCGGCACTGCCACCGCTCTCGCAGGTGCGCACGCGGCTGGAACAGGCACCCGACCTGCTGCGGCTGGCCAGCGAAACCCGTCTGCGCGAAGCCCGGGCGCGGCTGGCGCAGGCCGAAGGCAGCCGCGATATCACCGTCTCCGTCGGCGCACGGCATGCGCGCCTGAACGACGAGAACACACTGCTGCTCGGCTTCTCCACGCCCCTGAACCTGCGCAACCCCAACCGCGGCAACATTGCCCGCACCGAGGCCGAGCTGGCCGAAAGCCGCGCGCGCCTGGACGCGCGCCGCATCGAGCTGGTGGCAACGCTGGAAGCGCTGTACCGCTCCCTGTCCCTGATCCGCGAGGAACTGGCGCTGATCGACGACGACGCCCTGCCGCTGGCGCGCACGCTGTACCGCGATATCGAAGCCGGCTATGGCGCCGGCCGCTACAGCCTGCTGACGCTGATCAACGCACAGCAGGAACAGCTCGCCCTGGAACAGCGCGCCATTGATCTGGCCGCGCGCTTTCATCAGCAACGCAACGAACTGGAACGCCTGACCGGCCTGGATTTCGCCGGCACCGGCGCGCAGGAGATCACACCATGA
- a CDS encoding DUF692 domain-containing protein, translating into MMTADVPLSGAGLGLRRALMGPLAEAPELAGAIDFMEVAPENWARLGGRLRRQFSEFTERYPFVCHGLSLSLGSPSPLDFEFLADVRDFLREHKVRCYTEHLSYCSDDGHLYDLMPMPFTEEAVHYAAGRIRQVQDFLGQRIGIEHVSYYAAPGGVAAQQLSELEFVNAVLAEADCGLLLDVNNAYVNGINHGYDAADFIRGLPGERIMYLHVAGHYDEADDLKVDTHGSNVIEPVWSLLDLAYRTHGVKPTLLERDFNFPELPALLAEVQRIRAAQQQAEGRPRREARQ; encoded by the coding sequence ATGATGACGGCAGACGTCCCGCTCAGCGGTGCCGGTCTCGGTCTGCGGCGGGCCCTGATGGGCCCGCTTGCAGAGGCGCCAGAGCTCGCTGGCGCCATCGATTTCATGGAAGTGGCCCCGGAAAACTGGGCCCGGCTGGGTGGCCGGCTGCGGCGCCAGTTCAGCGAATTTACCGAACGTTATCCCTTCGTCTGCCACGGCCTGTCACTGTCTCTGGGCAGCCCGTCGCCACTGGATTTTGAATTTCTGGCCGACGTGCGTGATTTCCTGCGCGAGCACAAGGTGCGCTGCTACACCGAGCACCTGAGCTACTGCAGCGACGACGGCCATCTGTATGACCTGATGCCGATGCCGTTCACTGAAGAAGCGGTGCACTATGCCGCAGGCCGTATCCGTCAGGTGCAGGATTTCCTCGGCCAGCGCATTGGCATTGAACACGTGAGTTACTACGCTGCACCGGGCGGTGTGGCAGCGCAGCAACTGAGCGAACTGGAATTCGTCAACGCAGTACTGGCAGAGGCCGACTGCGGATTGCTGCTGGATGTGAACAATGCCTACGTCAACGGCATCAACCACGGTTACGACGCCGCCGACTTCATTCGTGGCCTGCCCGGCGAGCGCATCATGTACCTGCATGTCGCCGGTCATTATGACGAAGCAGACGACCTGAAAGTCGACACCCATGGCAGCAACGTGATCGAGCCGGTGTGGTCGCTGCTGGATTTGGCCTATCGCACGCACGGCGTCAAACCGACGCTGCTGGAGCGCGATTTCAATTTTCCCGAACTGCCGGCACTGCTGGCCGAGGTTCAGCGTATCCGTGCTGCCCAGCAACAGGCGGAAGGCCGCCCGCGCCGGGAGGCGCGCCAGTGA
- a CDS encoding DNA-binding domain-containing protein, whose product MSEAAFQAIQRRFAAHLRDPDNAPAPPVEARRLQIYRDLFFNNVENFLRLGFPVLHRLLPAARWQALARAFLARHRCQSPYFRDISREFVTFLTSDAYTPAPEDPPFLKELAHYEWMELVLDTSEETLPESGFNPDGDLLVGAPVLSPLACVLSYHWPVHHIGPACQPQAPLPQPVWLLIYRDAEDRVRFMEINAVTARLLALIPAAPLHSGRQLLATLAGELGQPEDTVLRHGADLLARLRERGILLGTRLEEVGRLARDE is encoded by the coding sequence GTGAGCGAGGCGGCATTCCAGGCCATCCAGCGCCGCTTTGCCGCCCATCTGCGGGACCCGGACAACGCACCGGCGCCGCCGGTGGAAGCGCGCCGCCTGCAGATCTATCGCGATCTGTTTTTCAACAACGTTGAAAATTTCCTGCGGCTGGGGTTTCCGGTGCTGCACCGGTTGCTGCCGGCGGCGCGCTGGCAGGCACTGGCGCGGGCGTTCCTGGCACGGCACCGCTGCCAGTCTCCGTACTTCCGCGATATTTCCCGCGAGTTTGTGACCTTCCTGACGTCCGACGCCTACACGCCGGCACCGGAAGACCCGCCTTTTCTGAAAGAGCTGGCGCATTACGAATGGATGGAACTGGTGCTCGACACCAGCGAAGAAACCCTGCCGGAGAGCGGCTTTAACCCGGACGGGGATCTGCTGGTGGGTGCACCGGTGCTATCGCCGCTGGCCTGTGTGCTGAGCTATCACTGGCCGGTGCATCACATCGGCCCGGCCTGCCAGCCGCAGGCGCCACTGCCGCAGCCGGTGTGGTTGTTGATCTACCGCGATGCGGAGGACCGGGTGCGGTTCATGGAAATCAATGCCGTCACGGCCCGGTTGCTGGCGCTGATACCGGCGGCACCGCTGCACAGCGGCCGTCAGCTGCTGGCGACCCTGGCCGGCGAGTTGGGGCAGCCGGAAGACACGGTGCTGCGCCATGGCGCGGACCTGCTGGCAAGGCTGCGCGAGCGTGGCATTCTGCTGGGCACGCGGCTGGAAGAGGTGGGGCGGCTGGCCCGTGACGAATGA
- a CDS encoding VacJ family lipoprotein — translation MLAFLQRFRDERIGLLLALPLVLTALPAQADYDQAVRAANEGQRYQAVAHPNDPWEKLNRKIFGFNETVDTYTAKPAAKAYRKVVPGFIRTPIGNFFDNLRDLRSGVNNMLQWRWRDAGQNLGRFGVNTTLGVGGLFDVASDVALERRSSDFGITLARWGAPQGPYMVLPLLGPSTVRDTVGMIPDDYLAFRRYMDHDLTSWTVLALYALDLRAEVLDYEAAISGDRYNFLRDFYLNSRAMAAGTYSADDDFEFGSDLEAQEWDEDDW, via the coding sequence GTGTTGGCGTTTCTGCAAAGATTCAGGGATGAACGGATTGGCCTGCTGCTGGCGCTACCGCTGGTGCTGACCGCCTTGCCGGCGCAGGCGGATTATGACCAGGCGGTGCGTGCTGCGAACGAAGGGCAGCGCTATCAGGCCGTGGCACATCCCAACGACCCCTGGGAAAAACTCAACCGCAAGATCTTCGGCTTTAACGAGACCGTCGATACCTATACCGCCAAGCCGGCAGCGAAAGCCTACCGCAAAGTGGTGCCCGGTTTTATCCGCACCCCCATCGGCAATTTCTTTGACAACCTGCGTGACCTGCGCAGCGGCGTAAACAACATGCTGCAATGGCGCTGGCGTGATGCCGGCCAGAACCTGGGCCGCTTCGGCGTCAACACCACGCTGGGCGTGGGCGGGCTGTTCGATGTGGCCAGCGATGTGGCGCTGGAGCGTCGCAGCAGCGATTTCGGCATCACGCTGGCGCGCTGGGGCGCACCGCAGGGGCCGTACATGGTGCTGCCGCTGCTGGGCCCGTCCACCGTGCGCGACACCGTGGGCATGATTCCCGACGATTACCTGGCCTTCCGGCGCTATATGGACCACGATCTGACGTCCTGGACCGTGCTGGCGCTGTATGCGCTGGACCTGCGGGCGGAAGTGCTGGATTACGAGGCGGCGATTTCCGGCGACCGCTATAACTTCCTGCGGGATTTCTATCTCAACAGCCGCGCCATGGCGGCGGGCACTTACAGTGCCGACGACGATTTCGAGTTCGGGAGTGATCTGGAAGCGCAGGAATGGGACGAGGACGACTGGTAA